The Plasmodium yoelii strain 17X genome assembly, chromosome: 4 genome has a window encoding:
- a CDS encoding dual specificity protein phosphatase, putative, with translation MIVKVFDKIFISNVYDANNVYKLINLNIGGVLTCFECNGIEWCANHEHDKNDKNNLLFYKDKLIKFKGEIQDEINSTKTINNIVDYDDKKINVYKNKLHDECEHCDNIIFPQELLNGKLENNTIKDYINSMIEIENDVGIYSFQNSQSILKETSNLEHTGSGKVGESGKMVETEKMVETEKMVENEKMGENEKMVENEKMGENACMQNIRNVQTVCEMNKTMRNNFSISYNNIYKMKHMYLNILDTYDENILNHVEKAHKFIDNIINENKNILIHCMAGISRCSSIILSYVSRKNQKGINHNFSILKSRYPFAHPNDNFYRQLLLYEKMNYNLDGCNEYHNIYKKIKLNNKLIEDLKFYNLNNNKAPTSKYSCKFCRRILFNNNDIIDHDTSKHQIKKKYGNSCTSIFIEKKEWIMTDHKMKGIIYCPNTSCNTKLGKWSWTGICCSCGYLQIPAFMFNDSNIDHIKININ, from the exons atgatagtaAAAGtatttgataaaatatttataagtaATGTATATGATGCAAACAATgtttacaaattaataaatcttAACATAGGAGGTGTATTGACATGTTTCGAATGTAATGGAATTGAATGGTGTGCCAATCATGaacatgataaaaatgataaaaataatttattattttataaagataaattaataaaatttaaaggAGAAATAcaagatgaaataaattcCACAAAAACGATTAATAACATAGTTGattatgatgataaaaaaataaatgtttataaaaataaattacatGATGAATGTGAACATtgtgataatataatttttccaCAAGAATTGTTAAATGgaaaattagaaaataatacaattaaagattatataaattcaaTGATAGAAATAGAAAATGATGTTGGTATTTATTCTTTCCAAAATAGTCAATCAATTTTAAAAGAGACATCCAATTTGGAACACACCGGGAGTGGAAAAGTGGGGGAGAGTGGAAAAATGGTGGAAACTGAAAAAATGGTGGAAACTGAAAAAATGgtggaaaatgaaaaaatgggggaaaatgaaaaaatggtggaaaatgaaaaaatgggGGAAAACGCTTGCATGCAAAATATAAGAAATGTCCAAACAGTTTGTGAAATGAATAAAACAATGAGAAACAATTTTAGcatttcatataataatatatataaaatgaaacatatgtatttaaatatattagatacatatgatgaaaatatattaaaccaTGTAGAAAAAGcacataaatttatagataatataattaatgaaaataaaaatattttaattcattGTATGGCTGGAATTTCTCGATGCTCCTCtataatattatcatatGTTTCTCGAAAAAATCAAAAAGGAATTaatcataatttttcaatACTTAAAAGTAGATACCCATTTGCTCATCCAAACGATAATTTTTATCGACAACTTTTactatatgaaaaaatgaactATAATTTGGAT gGATGTAATGAATatcacaatatatataaaaaaattaaattaaataataaacttATTGaagatttaaaattttataatttaaataataacaaagcTCCTACTTCCAAATACAGTTGCAA ATTTTGCAGACGCATCTTATTCAATAATAACGACATAATTGACCATGATACATCTAAacatcaaataaaaaagaag tatGGAAATTCCTGTACAAGCATTTTTATAGAAAAGAAGGAATGGATAATGACCGATCACAAAATGAAAGGCATTATATACTGTCCTAACACTAGT tgcAATACTAAACTTGGAAAATGGTCATGGACTGGAATATGCTGTTCATGTGGATACTTGCAAATACCTGCATTTATG TTCAATGACTCTAATATTgatcatataaaaattaacataaattaa
- a CDS encoding splicing factor 3B subunit 1, putative, producing MGTKKNESNKKDTKKKNIKYEINNVVNEIKYVREIDPILNEDDSENVFLNNININTLKNEIVENELNNNNNNNNDNLDDVSLGLIKDKSIKKRENEFQKKKYDYILSPERADPFNEKSPSPGERTYTDIMVDINKKNIKNKILNNNKKENDVIATSDINNHQEEKKKMRWGNENGDEIKSKWGMINENEDIVDFGNMETPAPNKWGETPFLLNDGNIKNKKKKISRWDRTVENSTSSNNNNNFGDGKMASSGMNQLKTPIISGNKYNENMIINTPILGTNIMTPITPYSGSVQNNDYIKIKIKNEMDYRNRPLTDEDLDNLLPIDGYEIVKPPEEYETIRKNKLKILFKNMNDTTTTPLIQGNKNVNLNLGKSTLDNTIINENGESTFISDTPFYNLPNINNSLKKEDEEILREQNKIMEITNPQLLNELKYIEIKNEDYIYFNKLFQNYNEDDLSQDEIKERKIMLLLLKIKNGTPSIRRNALRTITDKVKELGPENLFNLILPMMMQNTLEDQERHLLVKVIDRILFKLDDLVRPYVHKILVVIEPLLIDEDYYARVEGREIISNLAKAAGLATMIGIMRPDIDHPDEYVRNTTARAFAVVASALGIPSLILFLKAVCQSKKSWEARHTGIKIVQQIAILTGCAVLPHLKQLVNIIAHGLHDEHQKIRTITALALAALAEAAAPYGIEAFDPVLRPLWKGITEYRGKCLASFLKAIGLIIPLMDSYHANYYTKEVMIILINEFNSPDEEMKKIVLKCVKQCIQTEGIEKDYINKEILNPFFEQFWIIRNSNDKRNFNLIVDTTVEIANKIGGEIVISKIVDDLKDPSESYRKMVMQTIQNIINNLGVDYIDQKLEERLIDGILYSFQEQTSDDYYVLLNSFDIIVNKLKLRMKPYLPQIAGIIRWRLNTPLPKVRQQSAELIARISKLIKTCDEQQMLGHLALYLYEYLGEEYPEVLANILKALRSIVIVLGVNNMTPPIKDLLPRITPILKNRHEKVQENVINLIGIIADKGGDMVSPKEWDRICFDLIELLKSNKKLIRRATIQTFGYIARTIGPFEVLTVLLNNLRVQERQLRVCTTVAIAIVADTCLPYSVLAALMNEYKTQDLNVQNGVLKALSFMFEYIGEIAKDYIYSVVSLLEHALTDRDLVHRQIATWACKHLALGCFGLNREDALIHLLNHVWPNIFETSPHLIQAVIDSIDGFRVALGPAIIFQYLVQGIFHPSKKVREIYWKIYNNVYIGHQDSLVPIYPPFEMIGDSNFSRDELRYVL from the coding sequence ATGggaactaaaaaaaatgaatcaaataaaaaggatacaaaaaaaaaaaacataaaatatgaaataaataatgttgTGAACGAGATAAAATATGTTAGAGAAATTGATCCTATCCTAAATGAAGATGATTCAGAAAATGTGTTtctaaataatattaacataaatactttaaaaaatgaaatagttgaaaatgaattaaataataataataataataataatgacaatCTTGATGATGTATCACTCGGGCTAATAAAAGATAAATCGATAAAAAAACGTGAAAACgaattccaaaaaaaaaaatatgattatattttatcaCCAGAAAGAGCAGATCCTTTTAATGAAAAATCCCCATCTCCTGGGGAAAGAACATATACAGATATTATGGtcgatattaataaaaaaaatataaaaaataaaattttaaataataataaaaaagaaaatgatgtTATAGCTACATCTGATATTAATAATCAtcaagaagaaaaaaaaaaaatgagatgGGGAAATGAAAATGgagatgaaataaaaagcAAATGGGGTAtgataaatgaaaatgaagatattGTTGATTTTGGAAATATGGAAACACCTGCTCCAAATAAATGGGGTGAAACTCCTTTTCTTCTAAATgatggaaatataaaaaataaaaaaaaaaaaatatcaagatGGGACAGAACAGTAGAAAATAGTActagtagtaataataataacaattttgGAGATGGTAAAATGGCTAGTTCAGGTATGAATCAACTTAAAACACCAATTATATCaggaaataaatataatgaaaatatgataataaatacaCCAATTTTAGGAACTAATATTATGACTCCTATAACACCATATTCTGGTTCTGTACAAaataatgattatataaaaataaaaataaaaaatgaaatggaTTATAGAAATCGACCATTAACAGATGAAGATTTGGATAATTTGTTGCCTATAGATGGATATGAAATAGTTAAACCACCAGAAGAATATGAAACAAttcgaaaaaataaattaaaaatattatttaaaaatatgaacgaTACAACAACAACACCTTTAATTcaaggaaataaaaatgtcaATTTAAATTTAGGAAAAAGTACATTAGATAACACAATTATTAATGAGAATGGGGAAAGTACATTTATAAGTGATACacctttttataatttaccaaatattaataatagtttaaaaaaagaagatgaaGAAATTTTGAgagaacaaaataaaataatggaaataacAAATCCACAACttttaaatgaattaaaatatattgaaataaaaaatgaagattatatttattttaataaattgtttcaaaattataatgaagaTGATTTATCACaagatgaaataaaagaaagaaaaattatgttattacttttaaaaataaaaaatggtaCTCCATCAATTAGAAGAAATGCATTAAGAACAATAACAGATAAAGTAAAAGAGTTAGGACctgaaaatttatttaatttaatattaccTATGATGATGCAAAATACTTTAGAAGATCAAGAAAGACATCTATTAGTCAAAGTTATAGAtagaatattatttaaattagaTGATCTAGTTAGACCATAtgttcataaaattttaGTTGTTATAGAACCTCTACTTATAGATGAAGATTATTATGCAAGAGTTGAAGGAAGAGAGATAATTAGTAATTTAGCAAAAGCTGCAGGTTTAGCAACTATGATTGGTATTATGAGACCTGATATTGATCATCCAGATGAATATGTAAGAAATACTACTGCTAGAGCATTTGCTGTTGTTGCATCTGCATTAGGTATTCCatctttaatattatttttaaaagctGTATGTCAATCTAAAAAAAGTTGGGAAGCAAGACATACTGGTATAAAAATTGTACAACAAATAGCAATATTAACAGGATGTGCAGTATTACCacatttaaaacaattagtaaatattattgCACATGGATTACATGATGAGCATCAAAAAATTCGAACCATAACTGCATTAGCTTTAGCTGCTTTAGCAGAAGCAGCAGCACCATATGGTATAGAAGCATTTGATCCTGTTCTTCGGCCATTATGGAAAGGAATAACAGAATATCGAGGAAAATGTTTAGCATCTTTTTTAAAAGCAATAGGACTTATTATACCATTAATGGATAGTTATCATGcaaattattatacaaaaGAAGttatgataatattaataaatgaatttaatTCTCCAGAtgaagaaatgaaaaaaatagttttaaAATGTGTTAAACAATGTATTCAAACTGAAGGTATAGAAAaagattatataaataaagaaatattaaaTCCTTTTTTTGAACAATTTTGGATAATACGAAATAGTAATGATAAAAGGAATTTTAACTTAATTGTTGATACTACAGTTGAAATAGCAAATAAAATTGGAGGAGAAATTGTTATATCTAAAATAGTAGATGATTTAAAAGATCCATCAGAATCTTATAGAAAAATGGTTATGCAAAcaatacaaaatataattaataatttaggAGTTGATTATATAGATCAAAAATTAGAAGAAAGATTAATTGATGgaattttatattcttttcAAGAACAAACATCAGATGATTATTATGTTTTACTAAATTCTTTTGATATTATTGTAAATaagttaaaattaagaatgAAACCATATTTACCACAAATTGCTGGAATAATAAGATGGAGACTTAATACACCATTACCAAAAGTAAGGCAACAAAGTGCTGAGTTAATAGCTCGAATTTCTAAACTAATTAAAACATGTGATGAACAACAAATGCTTGGTCATTTAGCTTTATATCTATATGAATATTTAGGAGAAGAATATCCAGAAGTTTTagcaaatattttaaaagccTTAAGATCTATTGTAATTGTATTGGGTGTAAATAATATGACACCCCCAATTAAAGATTTGTTACCAAGAATTACAccaattttgaaaaatagaCATGAAAAAGTTCaagaaaatgttattaatttaattggTATTATTGCAGATAAAGGAGGAGATATGGTATCACCAAAAGAATGGGATAGAATATGTTTTGATTTAATCGAACTtttaaaatcaaataaaaaattaattagaAGAGCTACAATACAAACATTTGGATATATAGCACGTACTATTGGACCATTTGAAGTATTAAcagttttattaaataatttaagagTTCAAGAAAGGCAATTAAGAGTATGTACTACAGTTGCTATAGCAATTGTTGCTGATACTTGTTTACCATATTCTGTATTAGCAGCCTTAAtgaatgaatataaaacacAAGATCTTAATGTTCAAAATGGTGTATTAAAAGCTTTATCTTTTATGTTTGAATATATTGGAGAAATTGCAAAAGATTATATTTATTCTGTTGTATCATTATTAGAACATGCATTAACAGATAGAGATCTAGTGCATAGACAAATTGCTACATGGGCTTGTAAACATTTAGCTTTAGGTTGTTTTGGGCTTAATCGTGAAGATGCTTTGATACATTTATTAAATCATGTTTGGCCAAATATTTTTGAAACATCACCACATTTAATACAAGCTGTTATAGATTCTATAGATGGTTTTAGAGTTGCTCTTGGTCCAGCTattatatttcaatatttagTACAAGGAATTTTTCATCCTTCAAAAAAAGTTAGAGAAATTTattggaaaatatataataatgtttatATTGGTCATCAAGATAGTCTTGTCCCGATATACCCTCCGTTTGAAATGATAGGGGATAGTAATTTTTCTCGGGATGAATTGCGTTATGTTTTATAA